The genomic region ACAAGCACAGTGTTCGGGTTGCGGTTTTCTACAGCGACAACTCGAGGAAGCGACCGGATACTTGTTGAACTGCGGGAAAGTGAATGGATGTTTTCCCGAAACAACAGACCGCAACGTTTTGTTGAACTCAACACGCAAGGCATTTGGCGTCAAACCTTCTCCATCCACACTGGCTTGACCAGAAACGGTGATGTCCAAACAACGATTATTCCGTTCGTCCGCCAGTATGTCCATCTTCCCAGTGTCgactacaaaatgtattttaagatgTCTTTGACCAAAGTCGTTAGCTAAGACTGTCATAAATAAATGATTCCATAGTTCATGTTCATGGATTAGGTTTATGAGTCGTTACCTACTAAATATCAAATCGAAATATagcacatacatatacaaatcaCAAGCGTGCAACTTGTGTATGCTACAAAAGTATTTCATGGTATTTCTgaaatatcattgttgtgttttaatgtaggtatgtaataaagacacttaaatatttactacatttattctACAAGTGTATAACATGTGAGTACATCAATAGTCTGAATCATACTGCCTCTCTGATACTTCtaggggttccaccttggtGCCTTAGCAGGGCGGTTACTAATTTGCATATAGAGGCGGAGGTTCTATGCTCACAACAGTACAATCATGACGCGAGAATGCTACATAAATGTTTCCTAATAAAGCATAAACATGAACCTGTATAATGTCCCAGTGCTATTATGAAGTCGAACTCGTCAGGCGGTGTCAGTTTATTTTCTGCATAGAAACTCCCACATGTCAATACTACTGAGTCTCGAAACCTTGAATAAAAACAACGAGAATTTATACAATTACCGGCGGgtcattgtttacaatttaaaaaagaagaaatacgCACATGACTTTTATTAGTTTAGATTGAGCTAGTTGTTTGCTTACCGGCCCCAAACGACTGTTTCCCGCCAAATAACAAGAAATGGAAGCAAACTAACAGAATATTAATTATAGTACATAGTATATTAAGTACTGCATAGGCCCCGAGGTCACTGTTGCTGAAATAGAATGATCagggtcaaggttactgttactttttattattatttttagttttatacCGTTAGTTTAAATAGGGATACGGCATTGCACATACTATTGTATAGCTGTATAGTTAGGGACAACATTAGGGTGAACAGGTtcacagtcaaggtcactggTTTCCgctatatttttttcagaaattaatgtgATAATGTGATGCATTAAAGTTTTCCCGTCTACGTATAGCGTGGGTTATAGTTTTGGTCAGTTGATTTAGAGTTGATACAGAGTCTATTGcattgttaattaaaaatacaagaagTGCTctgataaaaattaaataatatagcGAC from Mya arenaria isolate MELC-2E11 chromosome 3, ASM2691426v1 harbors:
- the LOC128229419 gene encoding uncharacterized protein LOC128229419 isoform X2 — translated: MAFRVAEVVAVDVRAEAAVCLEKAVFSAVQSIVEEVGMANPRFRDSVVLTCGSFYAENKLTPPDEFDFIIALGHYTVDTGKMDILADERNNRCLDITVSGQASVDGEGLTPNALRVEFNKTLRSVVSGKHPFTFPQFNKYPVASSSCRCRKPQPEHCACIPL